A stretch of the Denticeps clupeoides chromosome 6, fDenClu1.1, whole genome shotgun sequence genome encodes the following:
- the tbc1d8b gene encoding TBC1 domain family member 8B isoform X1: MWLKPEEVLLKNALKLWVTEKCNDYFILQRRRGYGEGSGGLTGLLVGTLDTVLDSTAKVAPFRILHQTPDSQVYWNIACGASQEEITQHWEWLQQNIMRTLSVFDSSEDITSFVQGKIRGLIAEEGKVSLVQEDDPEKFREALLRFESWFCLPEKEKLVTYYSCSYWRGRVPCQGWLYLSTNFLCFYSYLLGNEVKLVVSWVEISRLEKMSSVLLTESIRVCAGGEEYVFSMFLHLQQTFLIMEQLGNYAVRRLIDKEMFPDDHILSDPLQITKRGLETHARNEAFRAFFRLPREENLLEVYESFLWVPFSHFNTLGKICVSENYMCFASQDGSQCHLIIPIREILSVEKPDRSSRALTVCLRGKRALKFSEVRDFERLAGTIRRKCGSTASPQHSVSNQMLLEIHEDEEGVMVGQKDSSKAVSTEALMNVFHPHDAENLDPKMLKEKMKEQSWQIHFAEYGRGTSMFCTKKTRDLIVRGVPEMLRGELWMLFSGAVNDMATHPGYYTELVEASLGASSLATDEIERDLHRSLPDHPAFQSDTGISALRRVLTAYAYRNPKIGYCQAMNILTSVLLLYAKEEEAFWLLVAVCERMLPDYFNRRIIGALVDQAVFEDLIRVRLTQLTEHMTDLTFFSSVSLSWFLTLFISVLPIESAVNVVDCFFYDGIKAILQLGLATLDYNMDALLCCHDDAEAVTILNRFFDSVTNKDSPLPPTVQQASAGSNDKGTSRVDISDLIREAYEKYGDIQSEEVESMRRRNKLYVIQTLEDTTKQNVLRVVSQEVKFTAGHLDELYALFKRQHFLSCYWTANSPALLHHDPSLAYLEQYQLGLSQYSLLFSLLQPWGPGTNTHSLALWAFRLIDENHDGLVNFKEFCGALDILYSGTFTEKLKFLFKLHLPPAFTCRPSPFIPVAEDLPHLSRLTVCAPDAPEDGVIRKSPERGRGKVDLQAYLKQWQDEIQKKEESIKDLPRINQTQFIQLSKTLYALFHGDPEEESLFRAVARVTSLLLRMEEVGRRLQENTSPSKTSTSPLQPLSPATSTTSPFQTISPPETIASPRPDAAPVETVTSKLQVAHLGPEPSSPCKTGSDGAPASPDGSSNPSISSSTMETEPANTPSDNTAPTSPTDMEWSFSFEQILASLLNEPVLVRFIEKPVDTENLLDRARKDQLKAQMMK, from the exons ATGTGGCTGAAGCCGGAAGAGGTGCTGCTGAAGAACGCGCTGAAACTGTGGGTGACGGAGAAATGCAACGACTACTTCATACTGCAGAGGCGGCGGGGCTACGGGGAGGGCAGCGGCGGTCTGACAG GACTTCTGGTGGGAACATTAGACACGGTGCTGGATTCAACTGCCAAAGTTGCGCCCTTCCGGATCCTGCACCAGACACCGGACTCCCAGGTCTATTGGAACATAGCATGTG GAGCATCTCAGGAGGAGATCACCCAGCACTGGGAGTGGCTGCAGCAAAACATCATGAGAaccctgtctgtgtttgactccAGCGAAGACATCACCAGCTTTGTGCAGGGCAAGATACGC GGTCTAATCGCCGAGGAGGGGAAAGTGTCCCTGGTACAGGAGGACGACCCAGAGAAGTTCCGAGAGGCCCTGCtgcggttcgaatcctggttcTGCCTTCCTGAGAAAGAGAAGCTGGTGACCTACTACTCCTGCAGCTACTGGCGAGGCCGGGTGCCCTGTCAGGGCTGGCTGTACCTCAGCACCAATTTCCTTTGCTTCTACTCGTATCTGCTAGGAAACGAAG TGAAGCTGGTGGTCTCCTGGGTTGAGATCAGCCGTCTGGAGAAGATGTCCAGCGTGCTGCTGACCGAGAGCATCCGCGTGTGTGCCGGTGGAGAGGAGTACGTGTTTTCCATGTTCCTTCACCTGCAGCAGACCTTCTTGATCATGGAGCAGCTAGGAAACTATGCTGTCCGACGTCTTATTGACAAAGAGATGTTTCCTGATGACCATATCCTCTCAGACCCCCTGCAGATCACCAAAAG GGGCTTGGAAACGCACGCCAGAAACGAGGCGTTCCGGGCGTTTTTCCGACTCCCGCGCGAAGAGAATCTTCTCGAAGTGTATGAGAGTTTCCTCTGGGTCCCATTCAGCCATTTTAACACGCTGGGCAAGATCTGCGTCTCGGAGAACTACATGTGCTTTGCCAGCCAGGATGGCAGCCAGTGTCATCTCATCATTCCTATACgagag ATTCTAAGTGTGGAAAAACCAGACCGGAGCAGCAGGGCATTGACGGTGTGTTTACGTGGGAAGCGAGCGCTCAAGTTCTCAGAAGTTCGGGATTTTGAGCGCCTGGCGGGCACCATCCGCAGGAAATGTGGCTCAACCGCCAGCCCACAACACTCTGTCTCCAATCAG ATGCTACTGGAGATTCACGAGGATGAGGAGGGGGTGATGGTTGGCCAGAAGGACAGCAGCAAGGCTGTCAGCACAGAGGCGCTCATGAATGTCTTCCACCCACATGATGCTGAAAACCTTGACCctaaaatg ctgaaggagaagatgaaggaacAGTCCTGGCAGATACACTTTGCTGAATATGGCCGGGGAACCAGTATGTTCTGCACGAAGAAAACGCGAGACTTGATAGTCCGAGGCGTTCCAGAGATGCTGAGGGGCGAGCTGTGGATGCTGTTTTCAG GTGCGGTGAATGACATGGCCACACACCCAGGTTATTACACTGAGCTGGTGGAGGCTTCTTTGGGCGCAAGCTCCCTGGCTACAGACGAGATTGAGCGGGATCTCCACCGCTCCTTGCCGGACCACCCAGCATTCCAGAGCGACACAGGAATATCTGCCTTGCGCCGCGTCCTGACTGCGTATGCCTACCGCAACCCCAAGATTGGTTACTGCCAG GCAATGAACATCCTAACCTCTGTGTTGCTGCTCTACGCTAAAGAGGAGGAGGCATTCTGGCTGTTAGTTGCAGTGTGTGAAAGGATGCTGCCCGACTATTTTAACCGCAGGATCATTG GCGCACTGGTTGACCAGGCTGTGTTTGAGGATCTGATCCGTGTACGCCTGACCCAGCTGACGGAGCACATGACAGACCTGACGTTCTTCTCATCTGTGTCACTTTCATGGTTCCTCACGCTCTTTATCAGCGTGCTGCCCATTGAGAGTGCGGTGAACGTGGTGGACTGCTTCTTTTATGATGGCATTAAAGCCATCCTGCAGCTGGGCCTGGCAACGTTAGATTACAACATGGACGCGCTACTCTGTTGCCATGACGATGCAGAAGCAGTCACCATCCTCAACAG ATTTTTCGACAGTGTCACTAATAAAGACAGTCCACTGCCACCCACTGTTCAGCAGGCTTCCGCTGGGAGCAATGACAAAGGAACATCGAGAGTAGACATCAGTGACCTTATAAGAGAGGCATATGAG AAATATGGAGATATTCAGTCAGAAGAAGTGGAAAGCATGAGGAGGAGGAATAAGTTATACGTCATCCAAACGCTTGAGGACACTACCAAACAGAACGTG CTAAGAGTAGTGTCCCAGGAGGTCAAGTTCACTGCAGGTCACCTGGATGAGCTTTATGCACTGTTCAAG AGGCAGCATTTTCTCAGCTGTTACTGGACAGCAAACAGCCCAGCTCTGCTGCATCATGACCCAAGTCTGGCGTACCTGGAGCAGTACCAGCTCGGTCTGTCCCAGTACAGCCTGCTGTTCTCCCTGCTCCAGCCATGGGGCCCTGGCACGAATACGCACTCCCTCGCCCTTTGGGCTTTTCGGCTGATCGACGAGAACCATGATGGCCTGGTGAACTTTAAAGAGTTCTGTGGTGCCCTGG atATTCTGTACAGTGGGACATTCACTGAGAAGCTAAAATTCCTCTTTAAACTCCATCTGCCTCCAG CTTTTACCTGCAGACCATCTCCGTTTATTCCAGTGGCCGAGGATCTCCCTCACCTCAGTCGGCTTACTG TTTGTGCTCCTGATGCTCCAGAGGACGGTGTGATAAGAAAAAGCCCAGAACGAG GTAGAGGGAAGGTAGATCTGCAGGCCTATCTGAAGCAGTGGCAGGATGAGattcaaaaaaaagaagaaagtatTAAAGACCTGCCCAGGATAAACCAA ACACAGTTCATCCAGCTGTCGAAGACTCTCTACGCCCTCTTCCATGGCGACCCTGAAGAGGAGTCCTTGTTCCGTGCTGTTGCTCGGGTCACCAGCCTGTTGCTCCGCATGGAAGAGGTGGGGCGTCGTCTACAGGAGAACACCAGCCCCTCTAAGACCTCGACAAGCCCACTTCAACCCCTTAGCCCAGCTACGTCTACCACAAGTCCGTTTCAAACCATCAGCCCCCCAGAGACTATAGCAAGCCCACGTCCAGATGCTGCTCCTGTAGAGACAGTCACAAGCAAGCTTCAGGTCGCCCACTTAGGCCCGGAGCCTTCCAGTCCCTGTAAAACAGGCTCTGATGGTGCTCCTGCCTCCCCAGATGGCTCCTCCAatccctccatctcctccagcaCCATGGAAACAGAACCTGCAAACACTCCCTCTGACAACACGGCACCCACCAGCCCCACAGACATGGAGTGGTCTTTCTCCTTCGAACAGATTTTGGCCTCTCTGCTAAATGAGCCAGTCCTAGTGAGGTTTATTGAGAAACCTGTAGACACAGAGAACCTTCTGGACCGGGCCAGGAAGGACCAACTTAAGGCACAGATGATGAAGTAA
- the tbc1d8b gene encoding TBC1 domain family member 8B isoform X2, whose translation MWLKPEEVLLKNALKLWVTEKCNDYFILQRRRGYGEGSGGLTGLLVGTLDTVLDSTAKVAPFRILHQTPDSQVYWNIACGASQEEITQHWEWLQQNIMRTLSVFDSSEDITSFVQGKIRGLIAEEGKVSLVQEDDPEKFREALLRFESWFCLPEKEKLVTYYSCSYWRGRVPCQGWLYLSTNFLCFYSYLLGNEVKLVVSWVEISRLEKMSSVLLTESIRVCAGGEEYVFSMFLHLQQTFLIMEQLGNYAVRRLIDKEMFPDDHILSDPLQITKRGLETHARNEAFRAFFRLPREENLLEVYESFLWVPFSHFNTLGKICVSENYMCFASQDGSQCHLIIPIREILSVEKPDRSSRALTVCLRGKRALKFSEVRDFERLAGTIRRKCGSTASPQHSVSNQMLLEIHEDEEGVMVGQKDSSKAVSTEALMNVFHPHDAENLDPKMLKEKMKEQSWQIHFAEYGRGTSMFCTKKTRDLIVRGVPEMLRGELWMLFSGAVNDMATHPGYYTELVEASLGASSLATDEIERDLHRSLPDHPAFQSDTGISALRRVLTAYAYRNPKIGYCQAMNILTSVLLLYAKEEEAFWLLVAVCERMLPDYFNRRIIGALVDQAVFEDLIRVRLTQLTEHMTDLTFFSSVSLSWFLTLFISVLPIESAVNVVDCFFYDGIKAILQLGLATLDYNMDALLCCHDDAEAVTILNRFFDSVTNKDSPLPPTVQQASAGSNDKGTSRVDISDLIREAYEKYGDIQSEEVESMRRRNKLYVIQTLEDTTKQNVLRVVSQEVKFTAGHLDELYALFKRQHFLSCYWTANSPALLHHDPSLAYLEQYQLGLSQYSLLFSLLQPWGPGTNTHSLALWAFRLIDENHDGLVNFKEFCGALDILYSGTFTEKLKFLFKLHLPPVCAPDAPEDGVIRKSPERGRGKVDLQAYLKQWQDEIQKKEESIKDLPRINQTQFIQLSKTLYALFHGDPEEESLFRAVARVTSLLLRMEEVGRRLQENTSPSKTSTSPLQPLSPATSTTSPFQTISPPETIASPRPDAAPVETVTSKLQVAHLGPEPSSPCKTGSDGAPASPDGSSNPSISSSTMETEPANTPSDNTAPTSPTDMEWSFSFEQILASLLNEPVLVRFIEKPVDTENLLDRARKDQLKAQMMK comes from the exons ATGTGGCTGAAGCCGGAAGAGGTGCTGCTGAAGAACGCGCTGAAACTGTGGGTGACGGAGAAATGCAACGACTACTTCATACTGCAGAGGCGGCGGGGCTACGGGGAGGGCAGCGGCGGTCTGACAG GACTTCTGGTGGGAACATTAGACACGGTGCTGGATTCAACTGCCAAAGTTGCGCCCTTCCGGATCCTGCACCAGACACCGGACTCCCAGGTCTATTGGAACATAGCATGTG GAGCATCTCAGGAGGAGATCACCCAGCACTGGGAGTGGCTGCAGCAAAACATCATGAGAaccctgtctgtgtttgactccAGCGAAGACATCACCAGCTTTGTGCAGGGCAAGATACGC GGTCTAATCGCCGAGGAGGGGAAAGTGTCCCTGGTACAGGAGGACGACCCAGAGAAGTTCCGAGAGGCCCTGCtgcggttcgaatcctggttcTGCCTTCCTGAGAAAGAGAAGCTGGTGACCTACTACTCCTGCAGCTACTGGCGAGGCCGGGTGCCCTGTCAGGGCTGGCTGTACCTCAGCACCAATTTCCTTTGCTTCTACTCGTATCTGCTAGGAAACGAAG TGAAGCTGGTGGTCTCCTGGGTTGAGATCAGCCGTCTGGAGAAGATGTCCAGCGTGCTGCTGACCGAGAGCATCCGCGTGTGTGCCGGTGGAGAGGAGTACGTGTTTTCCATGTTCCTTCACCTGCAGCAGACCTTCTTGATCATGGAGCAGCTAGGAAACTATGCTGTCCGACGTCTTATTGACAAAGAGATGTTTCCTGATGACCATATCCTCTCAGACCCCCTGCAGATCACCAAAAG GGGCTTGGAAACGCACGCCAGAAACGAGGCGTTCCGGGCGTTTTTCCGACTCCCGCGCGAAGAGAATCTTCTCGAAGTGTATGAGAGTTTCCTCTGGGTCCCATTCAGCCATTTTAACACGCTGGGCAAGATCTGCGTCTCGGAGAACTACATGTGCTTTGCCAGCCAGGATGGCAGCCAGTGTCATCTCATCATTCCTATACgagag ATTCTAAGTGTGGAAAAACCAGACCGGAGCAGCAGGGCATTGACGGTGTGTTTACGTGGGAAGCGAGCGCTCAAGTTCTCAGAAGTTCGGGATTTTGAGCGCCTGGCGGGCACCATCCGCAGGAAATGTGGCTCAACCGCCAGCCCACAACACTCTGTCTCCAATCAG ATGCTACTGGAGATTCACGAGGATGAGGAGGGGGTGATGGTTGGCCAGAAGGACAGCAGCAAGGCTGTCAGCACAGAGGCGCTCATGAATGTCTTCCACCCACATGATGCTGAAAACCTTGACCctaaaatg ctgaaggagaagatgaaggaacAGTCCTGGCAGATACACTTTGCTGAATATGGCCGGGGAACCAGTATGTTCTGCACGAAGAAAACGCGAGACTTGATAGTCCGAGGCGTTCCAGAGATGCTGAGGGGCGAGCTGTGGATGCTGTTTTCAG GTGCGGTGAATGACATGGCCACACACCCAGGTTATTACACTGAGCTGGTGGAGGCTTCTTTGGGCGCAAGCTCCCTGGCTACAGACGAGATTGAGCGGGATCTCCACCGCTCCTTGCCGGACCACCCAGCATTCCAGAGCGACACAGGAATATCTGCCTTGCGCCGCGTCCTGACTGCGTATGCCTACCGCAACCCCAAGATTGGTTACTGCCAG GCAATGAACATCCTAACCTCTGTGTTGCTGCTCTACGCTAAAGAGGAGGAGGCATTCTGGCTGTTAGTTGCAGTGTGTGAAAGGATGCTGCCCGACTATTTTAACCGCAGGATCATTG GCGCACTGGTTGACCAGGCTGTGTTTGAGGATCTGATCCGTGTACGCCTGACCCAGCTGACGGAGCACATGACAGACCTGACGTTCTTCTCATCTGTGTCACTTTCATGGTTCCTCACGCTCTTTATCAGCGTGCTGCCCATTGAGAGTGCGGTGAACGTGGTGGACTGCTTCTTTTATGATGGCATTAAAGCCATCCTGCAGCTGGGCCTGGCAACGTTAGATTACAACATGGACGCGCTACTCTGTTGCCATGACGATGCAGAAGCAGTCACCATCCTCAACAG ATTTTTCGACAGTGTCACTAATAAAGACAGTCCACTGCCACCCACTGTTCAGCAGGCTTCCGCTGGGAGCAATGACAAAGGAACATCGAGAGTAGACATCAGTGACCTTATAAGAGAGGCATATGAG AAATATGGAGATATTCAGTCAGAAGAAGTGGAAAGCATGAGGAGGAGGAATAAGTTATACGTCATCCAAACGCTTGAGGACACTACCAAACAGAACGTG CTAAGAGTAGTGTCCCAGGAGGTCAAGTTCACTGCAGGTCACCTGGATGAGCTTTATGCACTGTTCAAG AGGCAGCATTTTCTCAGCTGTTACTGGACAGCAAACAGCCCAGCTCTGCTGCATCATGACCCAAGTCTGGCGTACCTGGAGCAGTACCAGCTCGGTCTGTCCCAGTACAGCCTGCTGTTCTCCCTGCTCCAGCCATGGGGCCCTGGCACGAATACGCACTCCCTCGCCCTTTGGGCTTTTCGGCTGATCGACGAGAACCATGATGGCCTGGTGAACTTTAAAGAGTTCTGTGGTGCCCTGG atATTCTGTACAGTGGGACATTCACTGAGAAGCTAAAATTCCTCTTTAAACTCCATCTGCCTCCAG TTTGTGCTCCTGATGCTCCAGAGGACGGTGTGATAAGAAAAAGCCCAGAACGAG GTAGAGGGAAGGTAGATCTGCAGGCCTATCTGAAGCAGTGGCAGGATGAGattcaaaaaaaagaagaaagtatTAAAGACCTGCCCAGGATAAACCAA ACACAGTTCATCCAGCTGTCGAAGACTCTCTACGCCCTCTTCCATGGCGACCCTGAAGAGGAGTCCTTGTTCCGTGCTGTTGCTCGGGTCACCAGCCTGTTGCTCCGCATGGAAGAGGTGGGGCGTCGTCTACAGGAGAACACCAGCCCCTCTAAGACCTCGACAAGCCCACTTCAACCCCTTAGCCCAGCTACGTCTACCACAAGTCCGTTTCAAACCATCAGCCCCCCAGAGACTATAGCAAGCCCACGTCCAGATGCTGCTCCTGTAGAGACAGTCACAAGCAAGCTTCAGGTCGCCCACTTAGGCCCGGAGCCTTCCAGTCCCTGTAAAACAGGCTCTGATGGTGCTCCTGCCTCCCCAGATGGCTCCTCCAatccctccatctcctccagcaCCATGGAAACAGAACCTGCAAACACTCCCTCTGACAACACGGCACCCACCAGCCCCACAGACATGGAGTGGTCTTTCTCCTTCGAACAGATTTTGGCCTCTCTGCTAAATGAGCCAGTCCTAGTGAGGTTTATTGAGAAACCTGTAGACACAGAGAACCTTCTGGACCGGGCCAGGAAGGACCAACTTAAGGCACAGATGATGAAGTAA
- the tbc1d8b gene encoding TBC1 domain family member 8B isoform X3, with translation MSSVLLTESIRVCAGGEEYVFSMFLHLQQTFLIMEQLGNYAVRRLIDKEMFPDDHILSDPLQITKRGLETHARNEAFRAFFRLPREENLLEVYESFLWVPFSHFNTLGKICVSENYMCFASQDGSQCHLIIPIREILSVEKPDRSSRALTVCLRGKRALKFSEVRDFERLAGTIRRKCGSTASPQHSVSNQMLLEIHEDEEGVMVGQKDSSKAVSTEALMNVFHPHDAENLDPKMLKEKMKEQSWQIHFAEYGRGTSMFCTKKTRDLIVRGVPEMLRGELWMLFSGAVNDMATHPGYYTELVEASLGASSLATDEIERDLHRSLPDHPAFQSDTGISALRRVLTAYAYRNPKIGYCQAMNILTSVLLLYAKEEEAFWLLVAVCERMLPDYFNRRIIGALVDQAVFEDLIRVRLTQLTEHMTDLTFFSSVSLSWFLTLFISVLPIESAVNVVDCFFYDGIKAILQLGLATLDYNMDALLCCHDDAEAVTILNRFFDSVTNKDSPLPPTVQQASAGSNDKGTSRVDISDLIREAYEKYGDIQSEEVESMRRRNKLYVIQTLEDTTKQNVLRVVSQEVKFTAGHLDELYALFKRQHFLSCYWTANSPALLHHDPSLAYLEQYQLGLSQYSLLFSLLQPWGPGTNTHSLALWAFRLIDENHDGLVNFKEFCGALDILYSGTFTEKLKFLFKLHLPPAFTCRPSPFIPVAEDLPHLSRLTVCAPDAPEDGVIRKSPERGRGKVDLQAYLKQWQDEIQKKEESIKDLPRINQTQFIQLSKTLYALFHGDPEEESLFRAVARVTSLLLRMEEVGRRLQENTSPSKTSTSPLQPLSPATSTTSPFQTISPPETIASPRPDAAPVETVTSKLQVAHLGPEPSSPCKTGSDGAPASPDGSSNPSISSSTMETEPANTPSDNTAPTSPTDMEWSFSFEQILASLLNEPVLVRFIEKPVDTENLLDRARKDQLKAQMMK, from the exons ATGTCCAGCGTGCTGCTGACCGAGAGCATCCGCGTGTGTGCCGGTGGAGAGGAGTACGTGTTTTCCATGTTCCTTCACCTGCAGCAGACCTTCTTGATCATGGAGCAGCTAGGAAACTATGCTGTCCGACGTCTTATTGACAAAGAGATGTTTCCTGATGACCATATCCTCTCAGACCCCCTGCAGATCACCAAAAG GGGCTTGGAAACGCACGCCAGAAACGAGGCGTTCCGGGCGTTTTTCCGACTCCCGCGCGAAGAGAATCTTCTCGAAGTGTATGAGAGTTTCCTCTGGGTCCCATTCAGCCATTTTAACACGCTGGGCAAGATCTGCGTCTCGGAGAACTACATGTGCTTTGCCAGCCAGGATGGCAGCCAGTGTCATCTCATCATTCCTATACgagag ATTCTAAGTGTGGAAAAACCAGACCGGAGCAGCAGGGCATTGACGGTGTGTTTACGTGGGAAGCGAGCGCTCAAGTTCTCAGAAGTTCGGGATTTTGAGCGCCTGGCGGGCACCATCCGCAGGAAATGTGGCTCAACCGCCAGCCCACAACACTCTGTCTCCAATCAG ATGCTACTGGAGATTCACGAGGATGAGGAGGGGGTGATGGTTGGCCAGAAGGACAGCAGCAAGGCTGTCAGCACAGAGGCGCTCATGAATGTCTTCCACCCACATGATGCTGAAAACCTTGACCctaaaatg ctgaaggagaagatgaaggaacAGTCCTGGCAGATACACTTTGCTGAATATGGCCGGGGAACCAGTATGTTCTGCACGAAGAAAACGCGAGACTTGATAGTCCGAGGCGTTCCAGAGATGCTGAGGGGCGAGCTGTGGATGCTGTTTTCAG GTGCGGTGAATGACATGGCCACACACCCAGGTTATTACACTGAGCTGGTGGAGGCTTCTTTGGGCGCAAGCTCCCTGGCTACAGACGAGATTGAGCGGGATCTCCACCGCTCCTTGCCGGACCACCCAGCATTCCAGAGCGACACAGGAATATCTGCCTTGCGCCGCGTCCTGACTGCGTATGCCTACCGCAACCCCAAGATTGGTTACTGCCAG GCAATGAACATCCTAACCTCTGTGTTGCTGCTCTACGCTAAAGAGGAGGAGGCATTCTGGCTGTTAGTTGCAGTGTGTGAAAGGATGCTGCCCGACTATTTTAACCGCAGGATCATTG GCGCACTGGTTGACCAGGCTGTGTTTGAGGATCTGATCCGTGTACGCCTGACCCAGCTGACGGAGCACATGACAGACCTGACGTTCTTCTCATCTGTGTCACTTTCATGGTTCCTCACGCTCTTTATCAGCGTGCTGCCCATTGAGAGTGCGGTGAACGTGGTGGACTGCTTCTTTTATGATGGCATTAAAGCCATCCTGCAGCTGGGCCTGGCAACGTTAGATTACAACATGGACGCGCTACTCTGTTGCCATGACGATGCAGAAGCAGTCACCATCCTCAACAG ATTTTTCGACAGTGTCACTAATAAAGACAGTCCACTGCCACCCACTGTTCAGCAGGCTTCCGCTGGGAGCAATGACAAAGGAACATCGAGAGTAGACATCAGTGACCTTATAAGAGAGGCATATGAG AAATATGGAGATATTCAGTCAGAAGAAGTGGAAAGCATGAGGAGGAGGAATAAGTTATACGTCATCCAAACGCTTGAGGACACTACCAAACAGAACGTG CTAAGAGTAGTGTCCCAGGAGGTCAAGTTCACTGCAGGTCACCTGGATGAGCTTTATGCACTGTTCAAG AGGCAGCATTTTCTCAGCTGTTACTGGACAGCAAACAGCCCAGCTCTGCTGCATCATGACCCAAGTCTGGCGTACCTGGAGCAGTACCAGCTCGGTCTGTCCCAGTACAGCCTGCTGTTCTCCCTGCTCCAGCCATGGGGCCCTGGCACGAATACGCACTCCCTCGCCCTTTGGGCTTTTCGGCTGATCGACGAGAACCATGATGGCCTGGTGAACTTTAAAGAGTTCTGTGGTGCCCTGG atATTCTGTACAGTGGGACATTCACTGAGAAGCTAAAATTCCTCTTTAAACTCCATCTGCCTCCAG CTTTTACCTGCAGACCATCTCCGTTTATTCCAGTGGCCGAGGATCTCCCTCACCTCAGTCGGCTTACTG TTTGTGCTCCTGATGCTCCAGAGGACGGTGTGATAAGAAAAAGCCCAGAACGAG GTAGAGGGAAGGTAGATCTGCAGGCCTATCTGAAGCAGTGGCAGGATGAGattcaaaaaaaagaagaaagtatTAAAGACCTGCCCAGGATAAACCAA ACACAGTTCATCCAGCTGTCGAAGACTCTCTACGCCCTCTTCCATGGCGACCCTGAAGAGGAGTCCTTGTTCCGTGCTGTTGCTCGGGTCACCAGCCTGTTGCTCCGCATGGAAGAGGTGGGGCGTCGTCTACAGGAGAACACCAGCCCCTCTAAGACCTCGACAAGCCCACTTCAACCCCTTAGCCCAGCTACGTCTACCACAAGTCCGTTTCAAACCATCAGCCCCCCAGAGACTATAGCAAGCCCACGTCCAGATGCTGCTCCTGTAGAGACAGTCACAAGCAAGCTTCAGGTCGCCCACTTAGGCCCGGAGCCTTCCAGTCCCTGTAAAACAGGCTCTGATGGTGCTCCTGCCTCCCCAGATGGCTCCTCCAatccctccatctcctccagcaCCATGGAAACAGAACCTGCAAACACTCCCTCTGACAACACGGCACCCACCAGCCCCACAGACATGGAGTGGTCTTTCTCCTTCGAACAGATTTTGGCCTCTCTGCTAAATGAGCCAGTCCTAGTGAGGTTTATTGAGAAACCTGTAGACACAGAGAACCTTCTGGACCGGGCCAGGAAGGACCAACTTAAGGCACAGATGATGAAGTAA